The following are encoded in a window of Caldicellulosiruptor danielii genomic DNA:
- a CDS encoding DUF6062 family protein, with translation MGNEKIYMIPVNDAFSINCECAFCYLENNFEKQCIEIVLGESVMEVDARIETNKKGFCRRHFYMLLEQKNKLPYGLILETHLNEIKKHLENLIYFNFSEESSKQKERFIKKFFGNHNLKKNKLTDIIQYLENLSSQCVICERIQSRMKNYFEVFFFMWKNQKDFQQKVLSSKGFCLYHFYELLKYSSVYLSGKEFKDFVEKICKIELDNLSRIYTNVCDFNKQFDYRNANNIITEEIRNSLLNATEKLGKYK, from the coding sequence ATGGGAAACGAAAAGATATATATGATTCCTGTCAATGATGCTTTTTCCATAAATTGTGAATGTGCTTTTTGTTACCTTGAAAATAATTTCGAAAAGCAATGTATTGAAATTGTGCTTGGTGAAAGTGTTATGGAAGTTGATGCAAGGATAGAAACTAACAAAAAAGGGTTTTGCAGGAGGCACTTTTACATGCTACTTGAACAAAAAAATAAGCTTCCTTATGGCCTTATATTGGAAACTCATCTCAATGAGATAAAAAAACATCTTGAAAATCTTATATATTTTAATTTTTCAGAAGAAAGCTCAAAACAAAAAGAAAGGTTTATCAAAAAATTTTTCGGCAATCACAATTTGAAGAAAAACAAATTGACAGATATAATACAATACTTAGAAAACCTCTCTTCCCAGTGCGTTATCTGTGAAAGAATTCAATCAAGGATGAAAAATTATTTTGAAGTATTCTTTTTCATGTGGAAAAACCAGAAAGATTTTCAGCAAAAAGTCCTTTCTTCAAAAGGATTTTGCTTATATCATTTTTATGAACTTTTGAAATACTCCTCAGTTTATTTGTCTGGAAAAGAATTTAAGGATTTTGTCGAAAAAATTTGTAAAATTGAGCTTGACAATCTTTCTCGAATTTATACAAACGTCTGTGACTTCAACAAACAGTTTGATTATAGAAACGCAAATAATATCATTACTGAAGAGATAAGAAACTCGCTTTTGAACGCTACTGAAAAACTCGGAAAATACAAATAA
- a CDS encoding Asp23/Gls24 family envelope stress response protein: MYALVGPSGSGKSYKAIVVAKMLGTSAIIDDGILVYNSKLVAGKSAKKEPTYLASVRRALFMEDDHANEVKKAIKDLNIDSILILATSKQMAQMIAKRLELGTIERFVDIREVSSDLEIKKAITMRNKEGKHVVPVPTFEIKKDFSGLLIYPLKLFKRINLNDYIVAEKTIVRPTFSYLGEYTISENVLIAYVRRVLKKSKDIAKILSIDLAIKNNLLYIKIEVILKFGCNIKSVLEGIQRKIKEEIEYYTSINVEYIHIIAKGVQV, translated from the coding sequence GTGTATGCTTTAGTTGGACCAAGTGGTTCAGGTAAAAGCTATAAGGCAATAGTAGTTGCAAAGATGCTGGGAACAAGCGCAATAATAGACGACGGTATTTTGGTTTACAACTCAAAGCTTGTTGCAGGAAAATCTGCAAAGAAAGAACCAACATATTTGGCTTCGGTAAGAAGAGCACTTTTTATGGAAGATGATCATGCAAATGAAGTAAAAAAAGCAATAAAAGATTTGAACATTGATTCTATTTTAATTTTAGCTACCTCCAAGCAGATGGCACAGATGATAGCAAAAAGATTAGAATTGGGAACTATTGAAAGGTTTGTTGACATAAGAGAAGTTTCGAGCGACCTTGAGATAAAAAAAGCAATAACCATGCGAAATAAAGAAGGAAAACACGTTGTACCTGTTCCAACTTTTGAAATAAAAAAGGACTTTTCTGGTTTGCTGATATATCCTTTAAAGCTTTTTAAAAGAATTAACCTCAACGATTATATTGTTGCCGAAAAAACTATAGTAAGACCTACATTTAGCTATTTGGGTGAATATACTATTTCAGAAAATGTCTTGATTGCATATGTTCGCAGAGTGCTCAAAAAAAGCAAGGATATTGCCAAAATACTTTCAATTGACCTTGCTATCAAGAATAATCTGTTGTATATAAAGATTGAGGTTATACTAAAATTTGGTTGCAACATAAAATCTGTGCTTGAAGGAATACAGAGGAAGATAAAAGAAGAGATAGAATATTATACTTCAATAAATGTGGAGTATATTCACATCATTGCAAAAGGAGTACAGGTGTAA
- the ispD gene encoding 2-C-methyl-D-erythritol 4-phosphate cytidylyltransferase: METYAILCAAGKGTRFGGDTPKQFLFLKGKMIIEYSLEVFEKSHFIDGVVLLVPQGFEDIAKSLKNKFSKVISWDYGGKERADTVKRGLEILKGECDIVAIHDAARPFITLDLLEKLIAEVEIHFAVAPGIFAKDTVKFVVDGHIQNTLPRSNICLVQTPQVFKFDLIYRGYEMFKNELFTDDLQYIERLGIKPKIVENSSINFKITTKEDLLIAEAIVEKGYW, from the coding sequence GTGGAAACATATGCTATTTTGTGTGCGGCAGGAAAAGGCACAAGGTTTGGGGGGGATACCCCCAAACAATTTTTATTTTTAAAAGGTAAGATGATAATTGAATATTCTCTTGAAGTCTTTGAAAAGTCTCATTTTATTGATGGAGTTGTGTTGCTTGTACCTCAAGGTTTTGAAGATATTGCAAAAAGTTTAAAAAATAAATTCAGCAAGGTGATTTCTTGGGATTATGGGGGGAAAGAGAGAGCAGACACTGTAAAAAGAGGATTGGAGATTTTAAAAGGTGAGTGTGATATTGTTGCAATCCACGATGCTGCGAGGCCTTTTATTACTTTAGATCTTCTTGAAAAATTAATAGCTGAGGTTGAGATTCATTTTGCAGTTGCGCCTGGCATTTTCGCAAAGGATACTGTAAAGTTTGTAGTTGATGGTCACATTCAAAATACATTGCCACGGTCTAATATATGTTTGGTACAAACCCCTCAAGTTTTTAAGTTTGATTTAATATATAGAGGATATGAGATGTTTAAAAATGAGTTGTTTACAGATGACCTTCAGTATATTGAACGGTTGGGTATAAAGCCTAAGATAGTTGAAAATAGTAGCATAAATTTCAAAATAACCACAAAAGAAGATCTGTTGATTGCGGAGGCTATTGTGGAGAAGGGGTATTGGTAG
- a CDS encoding ATP-binding protein: MKLTPDKLKKNVDLSNFEFNTTNEIEPLTTIIGQERAKRAFEFGLSVTTKGYNIYMCGPTGTGKTSFAENYLKEIAKNKLTPNDWVYVYNFANPDSPIAISLPKGMGKVFKKDMANFLEFVINDLKKVFNSEEYENDKNNIYNEYQEKRTQLLDRLAEEAREYGFEIKYTPSGVYFIPIVNGRTISEEEYPELEKTIRDEIERKIKRLQLETQEVLKKIKILEKELKERIRELQKRIAVFTISHYVYEIRSKYKDNKKILDYIDSVTDDIIENLDDFLDKEEEDTSLPLQFVSYKKMSRLDKYKVNVIVDNSELEGAPVVYEVNPTYYNLIGKIEYDSEMGNILVTDYMKIKAGAIHRANGGYLILQAKDLLSYPQAWEALKRVLKTGQIYIENLKDIYGLFITPSLKPEPIPVDLKVILIGSEYIYNILYAYDEDFKKLFKIKADFDSEMDYNQDNLYKMIQFISSFCKKENALPFSKDAVEKVIEYSCRLVENQEKLSTRFNEIVEILAEANTWAELEKCNVVKKEHVSKAICEKEYRSAKYEEKINQMIEEGTILVDVDSYKPGQINALAILDVGDYVFGKPSLITVTTSSGRSGIINIEREVQMSGKTHSKGILIISGYISQLFAQDMPLALNATICFEQLYSGIEGDSASAAELCALLSALSDVPTYQGIAITGSINQKGVIQPVGGVTKKIEGFYYICKRKGLNGKQGVIIPHQNIKNLVLCDEVVEEVRKENFHIWAVKTIDEAIEILTGKKFEEVVLLARKKLKSYLDNLVNLSDKKDE, translated from the coding sequence ATGAAACTTACACCAGATAAATTAAAAAAGAATGTAGATTTATCCAATTTTGAATTTAACACCACAAACGAAATAGAACCTCTAACCACAATAATAGGTCAAGAAAGAGCCAAAAGAGCATTTGAGTTTGGGCTGAGCGTTACAACCAAAGGGTACAACATTTACATGTGTGGTCCCACAGGTACAGGTAAGACAAGTTTTGCTGAAAATTATTTAAAGGAGATAGCAAAAAACAAACTTACTCCGAACGACTGGGTTTATGTTTATAATTTTGCCAATCCTGATTCGCCTATTGCAATATCTCTGCCGAAGGGAATGGGTAAAGTTTTTAAGAAGGATATGGCAAATTTTCTGGAGTTTGTTATTAATGATTTGAAGAAGGTTTTTAACAGTGAGGAATACGAAAATGACAAGAACAATATCTACAATGAGTACCAGGAAAAAAGGACCCAGCTTTTAGATAGGTTAGCTGAAGAAGCAAGGGAATATGGTTTTGAGATAAAGTATACTCCAAGTGGTGTGTATTTTATTCCTATTGTAAATGGCAGGACTATTTCAGAAGAGGAATATCCTGAGTTAGAAAAGACTATTAGAGATGAGATAGAAAGAAAGATCAAGAGGCTTCAACTTGAAACTCAGGAAGTTTTAAAGAAGATAAAGATTCTTGAAAAAGAATTGAAAGAGAGAATAAGAGAACTCCAAAAGAGGATAGCCGTCTTTACAATAAGTCATTATGTATATGAAATCAGAAGCAAGTATAAAGATAACAAAAAAATTTTGGACTATATTGATAGTGTGACAGATGACATAATTGAAAACCTTGACGATTTTTTGGATAAAGAAGAGGAGGATACATCTTTACCTTTGCAATTTGTTTCGTACAAAAAGATGTCGAGACTTGATAAATACAAGGTCAATGTTATTGTTGATAATTCGGAATTAGAGGGTGCGCCTGTTGTTTATGAAGTAAATCCAACCTATTACAATCTCATAGGCAAAATTGAATATGACAGTGAGATGGGCAACATCCTTGTTACTGACTACATGAAAATCAAAGCAGGAGCGATTCACAGAGCGAACGGAGGATATCTTATCCTTCAGGCAAAAGATTTGCTGAGCTATCCACAGGCATGGGAAGCTTTAAAAAGAGTACTAAAAACAGGTCAGATATACATTGAAAATCTAAAAGATATTTATGGACTTTTTATAACCCCTTCTTTAAAGCCAGAACCTATACCAGTTGATTTAAAAGTTATTTTAATTGGCAGTGAGTATATTTATAACATCTTATACGCATACGATGAAGATTTTAAGAAGCTTTTCAAGATTAAAGCTGATTTTGATAGCGAAATGGATTACAATCAAGATAATCTCTATAAGATGATTCAGTTTATTAGTTCATTTTGTAAAAAAGAAAATGCATTACCATTTTCCAAGGATGCTGTTGAGAAAGTAATTGAATATTCCTGCAGACTTGTTGAGAACCAGGAAAAACTTTCAACGCGATTTAATGAAATTGTTGAGATACTGGCAGAAGCTAACACCTGGGCTGAACTGGAAAAGTGCAATGTGGTGAAAAAGGAACATGTGAGCAAAGCAATTTGTGAAAAAGAATACAGAAGTGCAAAATATGAAGAAAAGATAAACCAGATGATTGAAGAAGGTACTATTTTAGTTGATGTGGATAGTTACAAACCCGGGCAAATAAATGCTCTTGCAATTTTGGATGTTGGGGACTATGTTTTTGGTAAACCTTCTTTAATAACAGTTACCACAAGTAGCGGAAGAAGTGGTATAATAAATATTGAACGTGAAGTACAAATGTCTGGAAAAACTCATAGCAAAGGTATTTTGATTATCTCAGGCTATATTTCACAACTGTTTGCCCAAGATATGCCACTTGCGTTAAATGCAACTATATGTTTTGAACAGCTATATTCTGGTATTGAAGGTGATTCTGCATCAGCAGCTGAACTTTGTGCTCTTCTTTCAGCCTTGAGTGATGTGCCTACCTATCAGGGAATAGCAATAACTGGTTCTATAAACCAAAAAGGAGTGATTCAGCCTGTTGGTGGCGTGACAAAAAAGATAGAGGGTTTTTACTATATTTGTAAAAGAAAAGGATTGAATGGTAAACAGGGTGTCATAATCCCGCATCAAAATATAAAAAATTTAGTATTGTGTGATGAGGTGGTAGAAGAAGTAAGAAAAGAAAATTTTCACATCTGGGCAGTAAAAACGATTGACGAAGCTATTGAGATTTTGACAGGCAAAAAGTTTGAAGAAGTGGTGCTTTTAGCAAGAAAAAAGTTAAAAAGCTACTTAGACAATTTGGTAAATCTTAGTGATAAAAAAGATGAATAA
- a CDS encoding FAD-dependent oxidoreductase: MKIVIIGGVAAGASAATKARRTNENAQIVLLEQGEYVSFANCGLPYYVGGTIPKRDSLLVVREELFRKRYNIDIRTLSQVTKINRSNKTVTVLDKRNNTTYEESYDKLIIATGARPFVLPFLKDCKNSFTCFTLYDVDKIKEAFSAAPVKKAVVIGAGYIGMELAEQLNFLGVDCTIVELKSSILPQFDKEMTNPVVYTLKEKGVDVKTGVSVVDADVIDGVAKRLKLSNGEEIECDVVFQTAGVIPNVELAREAGLEVNRGIVVNNKMQTSDPDIYAAGDAVEVKSIITGKNVWIPLAGPANKQGRVAGCNAAGGNLEFKGVIGSSIIKVFDWALAKVGLSESECKDQGLDYNVTIVHPLHHAGYYPGGKQLTIKLIFENTTGRIYGAQVIGKEGVDKRADVIATAIYAGLTVFDLENLDLVYAPPFSSAKDPVIMAGMTASNIIRGEVKNILPDKVFELLDNPEYLILDVRTPEEYEFGHINGAINIPVDELRSRLNELPKDKKVIVYCGVGFRSYHGCLILKANGFDCLNMSGGWTSWRMYYPDM, encoded by the coding sequence ATGAAAATTGTGATAATCGGTGGAGTTGCAGCTGGGGCATCTGCAGCCACAAAAGCCAGAAGAACAAACGAAAATGCTCAAATTGTACTGCTTGAGCAGGGAGAATATGTATCATTTGCAAACTGCGGTCTTCCGTACTATGTTGGTGGAACAATTCCAAAAAGAGATAGCTTGCTTGTTGTAAGAGAAGAGCTATTCAGAAAAAGATATAACATTGATATTCGCACGTTATCCCAGGTTACAAAAATTAACAGAAGTAATAAAACTGTGACCGTTTTAGACAAAAGAAATAATACAACATATGAAGAAAGTTATGACAAACTTATCATTGCAACAGGTGCAAGACCTTTTGTTTTGCCTTTTTTAAAAGATTGCAAAAACTCTTTCACATGTTTTACGCTCTATGATGTTGATAAAATAAAAGAGGCTTTCTCTGCAGCTCCAGTAAAAAAAGCAGTTGTAATTGGAGCTGGCTATATTGGTATGGAACTTGCTGAGCAGCTAAATTTTCTGGGTGTGGATTGTACCATTGTTGAACTAAAAAGTTCTATTTTGCCTCAGTTTGACAAAGAGATGACAAACCCTGTTGTATATACGTTAAAAGAAAAAGGTGTTGATGTGAAAACTGGGGTATCTGTGGTTGATGCAGATGTTATTGACGGGGTTGCAAAGAGGTTAAAACTTTCAAATGGCGAAGAGATAGAATGCGATGTTGTTTTTCAGACAGCAGGTGTGATACCAAATGTTGAGCTTGCAAGAGAAGCAGGCCTTGAAGTGAACAGGGGAATTGTGGTAAATAATAAGATGCAGACCTCTGACCCTGACATTTATGCAGCCGGCGATGCAGTTGAAGTAAAAAGTATTATCACAGGCAAAAATGTATGGATTCCTTTGGCAGGACCTGCAAACAAGCAGGGAAGAGTTGCTGGGTGCAATGCAGCAGGCGGAAATTTGGAATTCAAAGGAGTTATAGGAAGTTCTATTATCAAGGTATTTGACTGGGCCTTGGCAAAGGTTGGGCTTAGCGAATCTGAGTGTAAAGACCAAGGACTTGATTATAACGTGACCATTGTTCATCCTCTTCATCATGCTGGTTATTATCCTGGAGGAAAACAGCTAACAATAAAACTTATCTTTGAAAACACAACTGGAAGAATTTATGGTGCACAGGTTATTGGGAAAGAAGGAGTTGACAAAAGAGCTGATGTTATTGCAACTGCAATATATGCAGGCTTGACAGTATTTGATTTAGAAAATCTTGATCTCGTATATGCTCCGCCATTTTCATCTGCAAAAGACCCTGTTATAATGGCTGGCATGACAGCTTCTAATATAATACGTGGAGAGGTTAAAAATATTTTGCCTGATAAAGTATTTGAGCTTCTTGATAATCCAGAGTATCTTATATTAGATGTAAGAACACCAGAAGAATACGAGTTTGGACATATTAATGGAGCGATAAATATTCCTGTAGATGAGCTGAGAAGCAGACTGAATGAACTTCCAAAGGACAAGAAGGTTATCGTTTACTGTGGGGTTGGATTCAGGTCTTACCACGGATGTTTGATTTTAAAAGCAAATGGTTTTGACTGTTTGAATATGAGCGGTGGCTGGACCTCATGGAGAATGTACTACCCTGATATGTAG
- a CDS encoding cation-translocating P-type ATPase, with the protein MVNNLKSFEKGLSFKEAEENLKRFGMNEIEIEKGKKSLSIFLNQFKDILVLILAVSTALSFLLGEFLDAIVIFFLIILNGTLGFIQEYKAERALESLKNYISYKAKVIRDRKLEVIEAKYVTVGDIVVIEEGDRIPADGVLVEGYSLKVDESILTGESIAVDKDVHSKNELYMGTYVVKGKGLMKVTSIGLNTKMGRIAKVLGETQETKTPLQVRLNQLGKILAAICITICSVIVILGIIRKQNIYDMFMIGISLAVAAIPEGLPAVVTITLAIGVQRMAKKNALVRKLSSVETLGCVNVICSDKTGTLTENKMTVKRIETVDLSIEVEGTGYDLKGRILLNGRILKNQLLDYIMMCAVNCNNAELEKIKNDLKTSGDPTEIALLVLAKKYKEYIRREVKVAEIPFDSNKRYMGVTVKYSDSSILFVKGAYESLIGRCKFYMCQDGTIKELTSYEKRIIAKKNELMCSAALRVLLMCMKFNSQDVDDMIFLGLIGMIDPPKRGVKLAISKARKAGVKTVMITGDHKLTAFAIARELGIAESFEEVVTGEELEKDEKFIEKNIDNISVFARVDPLCKLKIVRLLKRKGNIVAMTGDGVNDAPAIKEADIGIAMGISGSDVTKEAASMVLLDDNYSTIVHAIEEGRIVYDNIKKFVKYLLACNIGEVMIMLFTSILNLPIALLPMQILWVNLVTDGLPAAALSLSKGDEDLMKRKPRPKKESLFAGGLKHEIMLRGLLIGIFATLSFYLPLFKGYELKTSRTVAFATLVISQLIFAFECSTNKRNVLSMLFGNIYLLIAVISSFVLFLLVIYIPQLGIVFEVSSLKSLEWGIIIICSLFPSLFHNLFAKNI; encoded by the coding sequence ATGGTGAACAATCTAAAAAGCTTTGAAAAAGGGCTTTCTTTCAAAGAAGCTGAAGAGAATTTGAAGAGATTTGGTATGAATGAGATAGAGATTGAAAAAGGAAAGAAATCACTTTCAATATTTTTAAACCAGTTCAAAGATATTCTGGTTTTGATTTTGGCTGTATCTACAGCTTTATCATTTTTACTTGGCGAATTTTTAGATGCTATTGTTATCTTTTTCCTTATAATTTTAAACGGTACGTTGGGGTTTATTCAGGAATACAAAGCTGAAAGAGCTTTGGAATCATTAAAAAACTATATTTCCTACAAAGCAAAAGTCATTAGAGACCGAAAATTAGAAGTAATTGAAGCAAAATATGTAACAGTAGGAGACATTGTAGTAATTGAAGAAGGAGACAGAATTCCAGCAGATGGAGTATTAGTCGAAGGATATTCACTGAAGGTTGACGAGTCTATCTTAACAGGTGAGTCTATAGCTGTGGACAAGGATGTTCACAGTAAAAATGAACTTTATATGGGTACGTACGTAGTCAAAGGAAAAGGTTTGATGAAGGTTACATCAATAGGGCTTAACACCAAAATGGGACGAATAGCAAAGGTACTGGGAGAAACACAGGAGACTAAAACACCTTTGCAAGTCAGATTAAACCAGCTTGGTAAAATACTTGCAGCAATTTGTATTACTATATGCAGTGTAATAGTAATATTGGGAATAATTAGAAAACAAAATATCTATGACATGTTTATGATAGGAATAAGTTTGGCAGTTGCTGCAATTCCTGAAGGGCTTCCTGCTGTTGTAACAATTACCTTGGCGATAGGTGTTCAACGTATGGCAAAGAAAAATGCTCTTGTTAGAAAACTTTCTTCAGTTGAGACCTTGGGGTGTGTGAACGTTATTTGTTCTGACAAAACAGGGACTTTGACTGAGAACAAGATGACTGTAAAAAGGATAGAGACAGTTGATTTAAGCATTGAAGTTGAAGGGACAGGGTATGATTTGAAAGGAAGGATTCTTTTAAACGGCCGAATTTTGAAGAATCAGCTTCTTGATTACATAATGATGTGTGCTGTTAACTGTAACAATGCAGAATTGGAAAAAATCAAAAATGACTTAAAAACAAGTGGTGATCCAACTGAAATAGCACTTTTGGTTTTGGCAAAAAAATATAAAGAATATATAAGAAGAGAAGTAAAAGTTGCAGAAATACCTTTTGACTCTAACAAAAGGTATATGGGTGTGACAGTAAAATATAGTGATAGCAGTATTTTATTTGTCAAGGGTGCATATGAAAGCTTAATTGGAAGATGCAAGTTTTATATGTGTCAAGATGGGACAATTAAAGAACTTACCTCCTATGAAAAGAGGATAATTGCCAAGAAAAATGAACTGATGTGCAGTGCAGCATTGAGGGTTTTGCTTATGTGCATGAAATTTAATTCACAAGATGTAGATGATATGATTTTTTTAGGACTTATTGGAATGATAGACCCACCCAAAAGAGGTGTCAAGCTGGCAATTAGCAAGGCAAGGAAGGCTGGAGTTAAAACAGTTATGATAACGGGTGACCATAAGCTTACAGCGTTTGCAATAGCAAGGGAACTTGGAATTGCAGAAAGCTTTGAAGAGGTGGTCACAGGCGAAGAACTTGAAAAGGATGAGAAGTTTATAGAAAAGAATATTGACAATATTTCGGTATTTGCAAGGGTAGACCCGCTTTGCAAACTAAAAATTGTAAGACTTTTAAAAAGAAAAGGGAACATTGTTGCCATGACAGGTGATGGAGTAAATGATGCACCAGCAATCAAAGAAGCAGATATTGGTATTGCCATGGGGATAAGTGGAAGTGACGTTACAAAAGAAGCTGCTTCAATGGTATTACTTGATGATAATTATTCTACGATTGTCCATGCTATTGAAGAGGGAAGAATTGTATATGACAATATAAAAAAGTTTGTTAAATATCTTCTTGCTTGTAATATAGGTGAGGTAATGATAATGCTTTTTACCTCAATATTAAATTTGCCAATTGCACTCTTACCCATGCAAATTCTGTGGGTAAATCTTGTGACAGATGGTCTTCCTGCAGCAGCCCTTTCTCTTTCCAAAGGTGATGAAGACTTAATGAAGAGAAAGCCAAGACCCAAAAAAGAAAGCCTTTTTGCAGGTGGACTTAAGCATGAAATAATGCTAAGAGGGCTTTTAATCGGTATATTTGCAACCTTGTCGTTTTACTTACCTCTTTTTAAAGGCTATGAACTTAAAACGTCAAGAACAGTTGCTTTTGCTACACTTGTAATATCTCAGCTCATTTTTGCCTTTGAGTGTTCGACAAATAAAAGGAATGTATTATCAATGTTGTTCGGAAACATATACCTTTTGATTGCTGTAATTTCATCATTTGTATTATTTTTACTGGTAATATATATACCACAGCTGGGTATAGTATTTGAAGTGAGTTCCTTGAAAAGTCTTGAATGGGGAATCATCATAATCTGTTCATTATTTCCATCTTTGTTTCATAATTTATTTGCAAAAAATATCTAA